The Cololabis saira isolate AMF1-May2022 chromosome 5, fColSai1.1, whole genome shotgun sequence genome segment TTGTTCTTACAACCGCAAGGTGTCTCAGATGTTCTGTCCATCTCTTTGGTGctaaaatatacaaataacatgcgttaaaaacaaaaacgttgcTGGCTAGTTGTGCTGTCGGTCAGCACGTGGCTAACTTACCTGAACCACCTTTAAAGTTAAACATTGGGCTAAAACCCGAACATGATGCAGATTCACATCAAGGGTTCAGCTCACCTGCACTGTGCTAACGTTAGCCTGCTTGTCAGCTAACTGGTTCAGAGTGGTGACGTAGCTCAGCTACGTCACCACtctggccgcgttcagactgcaggcaaatatccgatttttagcccatccagattgaaactggatgactcttttgaatcaaatcaaatcaaatcaaatcaaactttatttatatagcacttttcctacaaataatgaaacacaaagtgcttaacagaaaaaaaaaaacaagaaaaaacaaataaacataaaacttattaatgcctcagtctgaacagctccaaacactcagatcggatatgactgtcccagacgctccaaaccacccgcccatttccagttgtggagctactcatcctttcacagagagcatgtacaatctctgatgtcacgtcaaaaactattattttttgtttaagtgttgcaaattcacattacaacatgttttaataacagaaaaaaagaccgcatttccacgtacggtcgccgcgtaccctacgccgtaggctctgcgttggtgtaacgcggaaccataaatcagccttcagtcgcgctgtgagcctgaacctgaacctgcagcccgtcagctcatttgttgttcattgctggttcgttttgttaactctgagctttgttggttggtttgttagtttgctggtggttttgttctgaacaactttctctgtttctcattttgctgggacgtcgggtccctccgccgagacacaacttttgcggtatgcgttcattgctgtgtctaaaaatgatgcgcagtgccgacccaatcaggaacggtacagatattttattttttttaatatatatataaaaaaataaaggatccccataacctttgatcgggtgggcaggacgcacgtttgggtgtgcacagcccccccctgccccagaaccagcctcgagttccagtacacagaggtccgacgggaggattagagtgagatggggcagtctcaaacgatttaaaatattgcacagtgtatgcccagctttacaggtatggaacagcatgtgagctggctccatattgttattgtttttgatgttgcaattacatgacttcacacacgctgggtgacgcctccgctccgacgtcgttgctacggcaacccgtcagatcagtcaatgatgtgacacagtctgaacagagccagatccgattttgacacttgctaaaaacagtgtggacagtcagccctgaaaatgggatatgagaaggaatcagatatgaatcagatttgcctgcagtctgaacgcggcctttgaACCAGCTACGTCACCACCCTGAACCAGCTACGTCACCACCCTGAACCAGCTACGGTAGCTGGTTCAGGGTGGTGACGTAGCTGGTTCAGGGTGGTGACGTAGCTGCCCGGCATCATGGGAACACCACCAGGACCAGAGAGGTGGAGCTTCTCCAGTCTGGCTCGTCCTCCGGAACAACTTTCAACATTTCTTATAaacgtttttattcttttaatgaataaaataggataaaataaatgctgcgtccgaaatcccatacttccaccctaatgagtagcaaaatgagtgtgtgagattttttagtgcgtccgaaacattagaatgtactcaatagtatgcgctatccatactcattctggagaaatttattagtgtggattgatggacactagccgagcagaaacttcccacaatgcaatgcagcggcgtttggttgctaagtgctgcgcagatacgtatatgtcataagtataatattaagtataataatattattacataacattaatattataatatttgtatataatattaaataatgtcatcttgtttcggccaggataaacgggaaagagcggaccGCTGCTACcactgctaccgctgctgtgacaggttaccatggtaacaacccccctcccaacggcaggaagtgacgtgtgcgctcttaatagtacgtccaaattaatgcacactactgatatttactcaaaaattTGACGAattaaagtatactttttagtatatactttttagtacggGATTTCGGACACACCGAAAGTTTTCAGGCCTCAGAAAACATTCCTAACGGTAAGGCACAGCGGCGGCAGCGTCATGGTGGGGTTGTGGACGGCTCGCCAAAACTATTTCAAGGCAATTCAAGGAAACAATAACGAGTGTGTTTAAACAATAATGTATATAAACAATGATGAATGTAATTAAACaataacaagtgtgtgtgtaaacaaacacaagcacacaaaAACTGGGTTTCAACTGTTTATAAAAAAGTGTAGATTtcatttaaaagttaattttcaATCACATGTTATGTACAGTACTGTCTTATAGTGGAAAAAAGTTACATTTGATTAATtcacagcaaaaaaacaaacaaacgaatTAGCGATTCCTATCAATATAACCTGAAACAAAGCTTTAGATTTCAGTGAAACTAATATAAGACTAAAACCAACTCTAACTTGGTGCAACGCTCCGCTTAAACCTTTTAAGagactcaaattaaagccatttcCTGGGTGTAAAAGTTTAACTCTCATTAAATCAGGTGAGGAAAAGCTGGTGGACGAGTGCAAACTACAGAACTTCTACAGCGATAAGACGCAAATAAAACTTTATGAAATTATcagatataattaaaaaaaaacattcaagtaTAAGGACGAGAAGACGCAGCGAAATCCCGCGGCGGAAGTCACATGACAGGGTCATGTGACGCGCCGTGGTCACATGACAGGGTCATGTGACGCGCCGTGGTCACATgacagggtcatgtgacccgtGGCGGGAGGAACAAACATGCGGGTTATAGTGCACCGAATTTGGCTCAGAAACCAGAGGATTATTTCCTCCACATCTGGATTAGTCCTGGGTGCTAGTGCTGGTCTGGAGCATCCAGGTGTGGTAACACAATGCGAAGAGGGAAAGACGTCAGTAGTGGTGTCAGAGAAACAGCTGGAGACGGTTATAGAGCCATTTCCAGACGATCTGTCGGGACGGGAGTGAATGTTCCCGGGAGCCGACCGGGTTTCCATCAGCACCTCGGGGGGTCGGGACCTCTGGGCACATCAGGTACCAAGCAACACTGGCTTTGTTTAgcacttttctctttttgttgttCTAATTTGATGGGATGTTTCCCCcagaagggggcggggccaccgacagaaggggcggggccaccagtagaagggggcggggccaccaGCCAGGTGGAGGTGCTGCTCTCACCTACAACCAAACTTTATACTGGCCGACACCGGGTGATAAAAATGGCAGAAATCAGGgatgaaaatataaattaaaaaaaagaacatccatccatccatccatccatccatcaatcatccatcatctatcaatcatccatccatccatccatccatccatccatcaatcatccatcatctatcaatcatccatccatccatccatccatcatccatcaatcatccatcatccatcaatcatccatcattcatccatcatccatccaaccatccatccaaccatccatccatccatccactcatccatcaatccatccatccatccactcatccatccaaccatccatcatccatcatccatccatccacccatccatccatcaatccatccatccaaccatccatccatccatccactcatccatccatccatccatccaaccatccatccatcaatccatccatccactcatccatccatccatccatccactcatccatccatccatccatccactcatccatccatccatccatccaaccatccatccatcaatccatccatccactcatccatccatccatccatccatccatccatccatccatccatccatccactcatccatccaaccatccatccatccatccactcatccatcaatccatccatccaaccatccatccatccatccacccatccatccatccatccatccatccatccactcatccaaccatccatccatccatccacccatccatccactcatccatcaatccatcaatccatccatccatccatccatccatccatccatccatccatccatccatccactcatccaaccatccatccatccatccactcatccatcaatccatccatccatccatccatccatcaatccatccatccaaccatccacccatccatcaatccatccatccatccatccatccatcaatccatccatccaaccatccatccatccatccactcatccatccatccatccatccactcatccatccatccatccatccatccatccatccatccatccatccatccatccatccatccatccaaccatccatccatcaatccatccatcgacccatccatccatccatccatccatccatccatccatccatccatccatccatccatccatccatcaatccatccatccatccatccatccatccatccatcaccatccatcatccatcatccatccatccatcatccatccatccatccatccatccatccatccatccaccctcaGCTGGATTCTATCggggttaaataaaggcaacaTCACAACATGGTTAGTTTCTTAAAGTGCTACATTAACCTCAACTCAGTCCGACCCGGGTCAGCTCCTGCTGCACCTGGGACCATCTGTGTGTTAAATAATCTTAACATATTTTAGCGCCAAACGTGACATGTGACACACAGTCCCAAAAAAACACGCCCCctaaagggggcggggcctaaaAGAGGCGGGGCCTCCTTCTCAGTGAGTCATCAGGACATTTAGAGACCCGTCCGTCCATCACTTTATACTCCTTcggcgggggaggggggggcagtTTAGAGTCTCCAATTATGTGGCGGTGGGCGGgaccccgggggggtccagaccCGCCCCCCCCTCGAGGAGGCAGACCTGCTCTTCCTCCTGCTCCAACATCTTCACAGTGAGGTGATAGTTTGTGTTTCGGCAGGTGAGCGTCTGCTCTACGAGGGgggagggggcacatctgccaGATGTGGGGGTGTCAGGGCCGGTGGGGGTATCCCCTCCCCCCTCAGGGCTGGTGGGGATACCCCGCGTCGTCCGCCAGGTTCAGGATGTAGCGGGCCACGTCCTGCTCCGACGGGAAGTCGGAAATCACCCAGGAGTCGTTGGTGGCCGTCACCTGGAGGCGGCACATGGGGCAGTTCTGGCTCCGCCCACTCCTGCACACACAAGCAGGTGGAGATTAATTACCCGCTCGTTTCTAAATAAACGATTAGagtctgaggccacgtttacacatagccgggtatttacaaaaacggatatttccccttctacgttttgaaaaataccatcatttacacaaatccgcataaatacgctgttacggtgctatgagcagccaaacctgcagggggcagtgtaacgagaagcataaagtcatgcaagccaatcagagtcctggaaaaaacgtcaacaaatgacacgagtaacttccagttaccgtattggcctgaatataagacgatgttttttgcattgaaataagactgaaaaagggggggtcgtcttacattcggggtctagacgttatacccatttacaacgctagatggcgccagatatctttaaagcgaatgctaaacttaactccccaggccaaagcaaacccctgtcacgaagaagaaaaataaaaaatagtataagaaagaaaagagaagaaaataagagaagagataacagaaagtggagaaacgtagcgataatctggagaaaagtgggtggaaatTCGGCAGATTAACCGGCAGCttaggagaagttatgatgcaaaataacatgctttttctctcgaatatattgttataatcatttgtttcagatgtactgtaattattttctgtataaaaatgtaatttggtgttcaaaaagtctttcttcaaattgagtcttgaaaaagagggggtcgtcttataatcggggtcgtcttatattcgggacaatacggtacttccaagatgaacgagactCTTTCGTTTGTAGTGACAGAGAAGtaaagttacttttaagtgtgactttagaatataaaacaggtaaaatacaagaaaatattgacagtggccaaacaaattgtaaacacgggACGCACAcgtgacgctggtgacgtttctgtcgcataatgtgacgttctgaagcctaaatgtccgtttccctctgtttagtttttgcaaatctccactttggccggagttttcagaactgatcgtttttggtgactttgagctttgtttaCGTGTTAATGaacggccaaaatgcatgaaaacaccaccgtttatgctacgtgtaaacggggcctgaaagTGTAAAGGGTGGAGTCCGGGGGGGGTGTCACCATTTATCGATGCACTTCTGGCAGAAGCTGTGGGTGCAGGGCAGGATGAGGTCGGCCTTGCCGTCCATGCAGATGCAGCACTCCTCCTGGTCCGTCAGCTGCTTCACCCTGGAACAGAGCACATCTGGATCAGCACATCTGGATCAACTGGTACCAGGTTCCTCTCCTCTGGAACCACAAGTAAACCTGCTGGTTCCAGAGGAGGAACCTGGTACCTGGAGGTTCTCTCCATTCTCTCCAAACGGGCCTCTAAACTAAATATATATGGAGTAAACCCGAGCAAAGAGGCAAGAAATCTAGGAGTCATATTTGActcttattttaatttcaaatcacaTGTACGCTGTGTcagcattttatcatttaaaaaatatttctaaggtgAGGCCGTTTCTCTCTGAGCAACACGGAGAGACTAATGCACTAATGCCTTCATAACTAGCAGGATAGACGACTGTAATGCTCttcttagggccaatcccaattctccttcactcgcccttcttttctccactcgcacttcttttcttccctaagccctaaaaaagaagggggagattttagggcacttggcccaggggcctgtcccaattctccccctacccctcgtttccatccctagcctgatcaggaagctgagagccaaaagctgttttaatttcagctgtagcgctgttaatatggcacttatattccatataaaaaaatgtgcacagaaatatgtacaaaaaaaaaagtttgcagtgtatgtgctgctactgctgatgaggtgtcctgtccaccattttctctaaaaggttcaggaacctgtccatatgttcttcatatagttttgtacttgtgtggttttactcacttggaaatacttttaaattgtctaataaaacttgtttcacaacagttttctcttctggggtttctcaaagtaaggtaatgtctcaaattataaactgtacaacgagatcaatagtaaaataaggatagtgagagaatccgcagtaaaaaaggctttatttgctatattcaaataacatttttaaaaagaaaaaaagtaaacattgcaagcaaaacaaagaaaggtgctgttccatataaaaaaatttgcacagaaatatgtacaaaaaaaaatttgcagtgtatgtgctgctactgctgatgaggtgtctggtccaccattttctctaaaaggttcaggaacctgtccatgtgttcttcatttttttgacatcttctgtcttctttggcggcctcagcttgaaggaagtcctgcatagagagtttctttttttggggggatcggggggaaagtggacctgatgcctgaagcttccagcttcctcttccagctggtgaggcagagcttgaggccgatgtgctggcgtcttccaaagtgttctgagataaaaaagatggatacacatgttgattacacacatgactggactatcatacacacccacaacatcataccaggttcattatcactgtataaataaaaattacctctgtgctttcctctgaatttgtcagagaggacaccggtgaggatggagggtcgattatgttctgaaaagaaaataacagttaGATCTTCAGGTACTGTAGTGTTTTATTACTCACAATCAGGAGAACCACCGGTCGTAGCACAAGCTAGCTATAGGAAGAAGGACTGGGGAATAAGATTGTGCTTTTTTACTGCTAAACTTACCATGAGTATTTGCGTGGGATCTTCATAAGACGccaacaaacatggaggctggattgaaggtctggaccccaaaacctcatgcatctctttgtagaaaggccatGAGGCTGCTGTGTCCtgcataacacacacacacacacacacacacacacacacacacacacacacacacacacacacacacacacacacacacacacacacacacacacacacacacacacacacacacacacacacacacacacacacacacacacacacacacacacacacacacacaatttacagaagattattaataaatactttacatggatttttttttgttaagcatcaTCTCTTCAGCAGATAATATTACTTGACATAACCATTGCTtaccttatatttttttttaagattttcccattttttgccAATTTGTGCTGTGATGAATAGTAGTTCTACCATGGTTAAGGACCCCATCACAGATATTCTGCAAGCAGATAGCGAGATCACTCACTCCCACAGTGGTTTAGCAGCATATTTCTTCTTAGTAAAATTCTCCTCGTTGGTAGTCCTAAAGCTTATTAGGTGTCGGACCTGATCCGGAGTCTCTAgaatgaaatgtgattactgcaatgcacaaacgtcctcgtaaaaaaaaaacaaacaaacaaacaaacaaaaaaaaagtttgaactatgataacaaggcagcaagcgacgttattacttcgtaaccccccccaaataacgttgctgccttatagtaatgtgaaatatacaacacatttgtagaaaatatgagAGTTAACGAGTAGTTAACAGGACACGGCAATGTTATCTACCCGACTCATCATCAACAGCCACATATTGCATTATCTTACGttaactcagaatcagaatcagctttattggccaggttctaacattgtccaacaagtaatttgactccggtaatttcactctttggtattaaaaataaacaataaacaatgtggtatttctatgtactgttcaaactgttaaaacatacaaaagcactgtgatttttttaattccatgggacattatacttacatttgtgggttcaatatcctcctgctctttgcggttcgccatttgactcaaaaaaatgaaagaatgcttgcttgctcaaaatcgagacgagtctgtaaagcatgttttcctcggtcggcgagctagacgcagcctacggcgtagcttacgtagcttacgtaaccatattccggcgcgatcttagcgaacaacggacaaaaaagggatgatgtacattcactgagtgaatattatgaaagtaaaatatcggtttgcgccgagaaatgtaatcaaaatgcatttttatgcagaaactaactcaacaTATTGATTTTActcccaaaaaaaaacagaaatgtcctccatgtttttttttttgattcagtccgcaaatgacgacgaaaagcattctgggaaattttcataccccctcgctcgccaagtcagcatctgaaatccctcgatttgaaggggctattctcagcccctagccctcgttatgccccctccccctaggtgaaaagaggaattgggacaccactaccttcacgggaacgcgcaaaagttagggttagggaagaaaaggagggcgagggggagtattgggacacaCCCTTACTGGTCTACCCAAGAATACCATCAATCAGCTGCAACTGGTGCAAAACGCTGCAGCGCCagttctgactcagaccagaaggagagcacacattaggcgcattttaaaatccttacactggctacctgttagttttcgtgttgattttaaagttcttttattagtttataaaacgctacatgggcttgcaccagagtatatttcagagatgtttttattctatgaaccaggaaggaaCTCAGAACCTCTGGTTCTTCCTttctagctgttccacagagtagaactaaaagatttggtgatgctgcttttatccacgatgctccaaaactgtggaacagccggaggatctgagaggagctggaaatgtggacatttttaaacgtagactaaaaactaatctctttggtctggcttttatgtagcataaaaatgttatagttttattctgtttaacattttttttaaaggtatctgttttatttatttatctatttcttgtaatgtttttattattatattttattgttgtggactgattattttttagccttaatccttgaacttttataattttttttttcattttaattaactatattgtatgtcagtgtgcattggtctcccagtttttattttgttttgtttattatgcttatttttcagtcaaaatgtcaaagcactttgtatttcatgtacctggatgaaaggtgctatataaataacatttgattgattgattgattagtgAGTGGATCTCCACCCCCCCGTCCACTCACTTCCCCATCCACATGCTGGCCTGGCAGGACTCTGCGGAGGGCAGCTGGGCCGAGGAGACGGGGGCCGCCCCCCCCTCGGCTGACAGGACCTCGGCCGCCTGGCTGGTGACGTCGCGGTACAGCTGGATGAACTGGTACAGGTTCATGATGCGCGACGCCTCCACCACGCCGTTCTCCTTGTTGATCTGGGGGGGCAGACGAGGTCAAGGGTCACTcacggagacggagacggatGGACCggttacatttattaatatatgtagatatatagatttatattatggatatagatgttatatgtaggtatgtatatggatatatttagTTATATTaaacgtacagtatttatatatctatatctctattaaaatatattgatttatagttatatgt includes the following:
- the rnf141 gene encoding RING finger protein 141; the protein is MGQEISGQAVVRHLPEKLLKHAGLVRDGGHLTYEEFLARVAELNDVTAKLAAGQQKHLLFEVQPGSDSSILWKVAVRILCTKINKENGVVEASRIMNLYQFIQLYRDVTSQAAEVLSAEGGAAPVSSAQLPSAESCQASMWMGKVKQLTDQEECCICMDGKADLILPCTHSFCQKCIDKWSGRSQNCPMCRLQVTATNDSWVISDFPSEQDVARYILNLADDAGYPHQP